AGGCGTGGTGCACAGAGACATCAAGCCCTCGAACCTGCTAATCAAAACTGATACACTTCAGGTGAAACTGATAGACTTCAGCTGCGGGAAACTCCTGAAAGACTCTCCTTTCGAAGACTTTGCAGGTGAGCAACAGAGAAGGTCAAAGAGACTGGAATCCATCGTTATATTACAcccaattacaaaataaaagtgtgttATAACAGTCATTCCTCACATGATGGGGTTAAAATCttgtacaaaaaatattttatcaggCATGCTGTCTCTTAGAAATTGCAACGAACATTAGTCCATTgatccccactcctgctatagcacccttgacgAAGGTAGTTAtcttgaactgctccagtgaaacgACCActttataaatggattaatCACTGCAAACAGCTTTACATTTGTAGAAAAcccatcagctaaacaaataaataacaatattagTACTTAATCTGCTGTTTCGGTAGTGATATTACATTTACCTTAATCAAGGATGATGGTTGGTTGGCAGTCATGTACGATAAGATTTTTAAGATGAGCATAATTCTAATTAggaagtatatacagtatttggttTAGTTGTGGCAAAAGTGGTGTTCCTGTGCTTCACACAGTAAAGGACacagtgaaatatttgttttggaaatgaaaatgtttgagtAATTGGGCATAAATGCTGTTATACTTAACAATGAGCCAGCTGTATGACGTAAGGGTATATATTTTCGAAGGCAttgtagcatttttttgttgtgtggGACCATATTATGAGGTCTGAAATGTGCTGTTGACACTGCTTTTTTGCCTCTGTCAGAGGGTTATTATTTTTCTGCCTGTCGCACAGCTTCAAGGCTGTCCTGCATACCTGTATTCACCTGTTggtgtctctctctcaggcTCGTTGTCATACCTGCCCCCAGAATGGTTTCACGATATGAAGTACCTGGCTGGCCCAGCCACGGTTTGGTCACTGGGTGTGACGCTCTTCCAACTGGTGTGCGGCTGTTGGCCTTTccaaagaagaaagaagactGTCCATGGCCGCTTCAAATTCCCACACTGGGTGTCTGCAGGTGAGGCATCAGGAACGGATGTAGGATGGGTGTCATAACGGGTGTCAAAATTTTGTCTGACTAATCCCGTGCTTTCCACCGTTTCCTCTCTGACAGACTGTAAACGTCTCATTCGTTGGTGCTTGACCCCCAGCGTAGTGTACAGGCCAACCTTGGAGAAGATTGCGCTCCATCCTTGGTTCCGGGGTCAGTAGCGTTAATCCTATTTCCAGTTCCATTTAAATGCTCTTGTCCTTGAAAATATGCTAATGTTGGACTCCAGCTGGGTCCCTCTTTCCAAGCGCAATGGTACGATCACCATGCTAGCCACTGGAAAGTACTCTTTTGCAAAGTTTTTGTCCTAATGGAATTTTCTTGGACACTAAAAACTAAGCAAAGGTTGTTTAGCTTCATACGTCCTTAAAATCAGTTTACAAAGTTAGAAAAAATAATCAGGACTGAATAGGACTTTGTTCAGACagcatatttttactttatttaaaatgctgtaattgtactgttgctgtaaaattattcatttaggtgacacttttctccaaagcaacttacaatgctaggtttttaatataaatgctTAGTTATATTTAAggaaatatgttgtttttaccCTGTCACTtctgggtaagtatcttgctccaAGGGTATTTACAGCAACACtgaagattcaaacccatgtgtttgtaaggtgacagctgtaactGCTAAGCCAGCTGCTATTCCTATATTAACATAAAAAAGGCTTAAGAGCTTGATTTGTTAAAGCTATGATATTTAATATGATCTgaagccataaaaaaaaaaatctgtatttttaaccTTATGACTTGCAAGTGACTCTATAGTTACAAACCAAACAGACTTTCAGTCCCAACTGTTCCTAAGATGAGAAGTCAGTGCACTTGGGGGGGTGAATCAAAACATCTCTCTCCAGTTTTCTTTGTAAGAGGTTTATTGGTTCATATATGTTACAAACAGGACAAGTTTCTGAATTGCTGACAACGGCTGACTGAAGCACACTAAGCTCTTACATCAGAACTGTGATGGCAACATGATTTACCTGCAATTTAAAAAGGAGACATTTTAGAACCCCAACAGACAATGTGAAAAGCACTTTCAACTGCTAACAATTGCTAAGGAGAAAAGCTCTGAAATAATTTCAGAGAATCTACTGGGAACACCAAACAGGACTTACTACAATGTTGTATTTACAGAGCTACCCAACAAAAACGCTATTCCTAAGACTAGTCAGTTCTACCACATTACCTCTCATATAATCATTTAACATATTCTTCACTCCCTGAAATCATGTTGAAGAGATGGGGACAGATGATCATGAAGACATTAGCGGAGATTAAGCAGCTGTGCATGTTTAACctataattcagttttttttttaaaaccatgatttgagaattaacattaatttttcctCAGAAAATGTCATCTTACTGAGAAATTCTTTTATTTGGCTCTAGATATATGCTTATGCATCCTGTAAACCCTGGAAACAGCTctgcaggtaaaaaaaatttatgcaAAGTGAAATGGACATTTTGGGATGATAGGAGATTTAGAACCATGTACTTACAGAGCTGCAGCACCAGAAATGATCTCAATGAGTTCCTTGGTGATGACAGCCTGGCGGGTACGGTTGAAGGTGAGGGTGAGCTTGTCGATCATCTCAGCTGGAGAAAGCACAGTGGAAGCGTAAGGCAGTACAACCACAAGTGCACTGTACCAGGGGGATATTCTTCATCATGCTAATGCTATCTTAACGCTACTGATATCCAGTTCATTTGACCATTGATTCATAATCATTTTGTGGCCCCTACCCTTTAGGAACTCAAGAGACTGGAGAGAAAGACCACTGTAAAACACAGCAAGACTTGGAAGAGCACAGTGCAACTCACAAGCGTTCTTGCTGGCGCTGTCCATGGCAGTCATCCTGGCACTCTGCTCACTGGTGGTCGACTCTTTCAGCCCAAAGTAAATAATGTTTACCAGGGCATACTCCTGATAGTTTCTTAGGACATCAGCATCAATGTCATCATAGATGCTCATATTCTCTGGAAAAGCATAATAAACCATGATACGTAACTGGCTGGATTTCCATGTTGTTCTGTGCACATAAAAGTCTAAGAATCTTTCCATTGACATCAGTTTAAGCATAAACAGGTGAATTCTTCATTACTTTACAATTTATACAAATGCAATACGATTAAGTAGAAAAAAGTAagtatttctacttttttttttcctggccaaTGCTTGAACAAATTTGGGCACTTTCTAGCAAAGTGCACAATTAGTGGTGTCACACTTTTCTATATGATGACACTCGTCATTTCGCCTagtttcttcacatttatggtGCACTTGTCCATCAGATACCTGTTTGACCATCAAATGTAAGCTAATTTACCATCCCACAGAGTTTGACAACTGTTAATGTTGAGCTCTATAATGTACAaggtaaaaactgtaatttgccttggacaaaagcattggCCGGGGGGGGGACAGTAGAAATACttacttttttctatttaatcATATTGCACTTGTATAAATTGTAAACGACCAGTGTCATCATATAGAAAAGTGACACCACTAATTGTGCACTTTGCTAGAAAGCGCCCAAATTTGTTCAAAATAAAACACTCAATAGCTTGGTATTTTTTACTGATTACTTCAGGTTGAAacctttttgtaaatatatactCATCGGATGTGTCTTTCCAATATGTTTCAAAATCGAACTGGTGCAAAATCAGATGGTACAAAGTAAAACTTGTACCTGTACCTATCCTAAAATGCTGAGCCCTGCAGTAAAAAAAGTGCTCACAAACCTATGATGACAATCTGACATGAGATACTGTGCTGCagctaacaaaaaaaattcaacccAGCACTATAACAAACAGGGAAGTTACTGAACTGTTTTCACGTGTTTGGAGCATCAAAGACGATAAAAATGGTCTGTGTGATTAGacatgaaatgtctttttagGAATGCCCATACATCAAGGCTTCTCACATCTAAAATAATTTGTGTTAATATACTGTAGCAAGGAATATTTTGTATACTGGGCAACCCATTTTCCACTTCAGTTCCAAGTTTTTATTTCCATCTGAAAGCATAAATAGGTTAAACTTATAAAAAGGACATGGTCGTAAACGGAACCAGTTAGTGCAAGTACACATCAGTTTTAGAATTACCTGAGTTTGCAACAGTGTCCATGGAAAAAAGAGGCTTCTCATCAGTCTTATAGGAAATAACAGACCTACACACATGAAAAAGACCAGAAGAAATTAAGAACCCTGGAGTTTATATAActgcacaaagaaaaagaacatgTCAAGAGGGTTTGTTTATAAAAACTGGTGGATTTCTTACTGCAATTAGAAGGGCAGTACACTTGTTCATGGCTCTTACAATTATCGCAACACCATTACACTCAATTCTGTGCCCAGGTGACTATTTGAGGATTAAGAGGCAGGACAAATGATGTGATCCTTTGATGGATGTCTCCTACCACTGCCCACAAACTGGCACAAGAGAACTATCAAGCAGCGACTAACCAGAAATTCAAAGGCACCTAACACAAAATTAACACAGCCATCCAGAGTGACGACAGCTTTAAGATGATTTTCTGTTCTTCCCCCTCTAGACAGGGTAATGTCAATTTTGTCTACCGCAATAGGTTCATGATCAGAGAATTACTAGCCTAGATTGGATTCAGCCAGTGCTACAGTGCTGACCTTTGTTTGCAGACAGCAAAAGTAGAATCCTGGCCCACTCACACAGGAAGCCCTAATTCACAGGGCACTTATGTTTGAAACAAGCCAAATTAAATTGTGAAGTCTTaattcaaatgaataaaatgagggAACTCAAAGATGACAGCTGGTCAACTTTGGTCAGGAACCACTACCTGAATCTGTTGTAGATGATGGTGCCTTGGTCAAACTCATAGCCTGAATTCAACAGTTCAGTGGCGATGAGCGAAGCATCTGAAAAGGTGGGGGGTTTACGGCCCACTTCCTTACAGTTGATCAGGAAATGTTTGCCATGTGTCCTATTGAAAGAAAAGAAGACCAGTGGAGGAGAATAATGGCAGTGAACAGGTTAATAAGGTAGGGTAATGGCCTTTTGTTTTTGATTGGATGCTATCAAAACAATACTTCATGCCAACTACAAAGAACTGAACAAGCACAGGTACATGGGCATAGAGTATTacagaaaattaacaaaagaaaaccaCCTTGTTATAGTAACTAAACTACAGAAGTAACAGACCaatttaatgggatttggttaTTCTTTGGCATAAACGTATCAAATTTGCAGCTCAACGGATAAGGTTCTGCTGAAAATTTCACATCTTCAATTTATGGAAATTCACCTTGTGAAGAGTTTCTCAGGAACACATTACAGTTGCAAGGTGGACAGGGAGACAAACATGCGTGTATCTATGTTTTCCATGCGCATAAGATTAAATCCTTGTCCTACAAGGCACACTTAAAACAGTCTCTGACACAAAACATTAGAACATTTAACTCAAGCAAGATATGTTGTAGTCAAAGTACCACAACTTCTCTCCATGCCAATTATGGACATGGGGGGGGACCCCACTGACACACCACAGTAATGAATTCCTGGAATTCAGGCCAATTCTAAGCAGGTGAAGTGAAGGAAACAGGCATACCTATTCAACAGGCCTCTCAGCTTATCCCCCACATTCACCAACATGACTTCCTTTCCCGTACTGGTGAGCTTGGAGATCTCGCTCTTCATGGCCTTCGCCACACTGGAATGGATGGCACCACAAAGACCACGGTCCGAGGACACACCGATGATCAGATGCTTGTTTTTGTCTTCAGGTGCCTTGATTTCAGCTTTCTCGTACAGGGCTGCGGACACAATGGTCACTCCTGTCATTCAGTTTGAGTGCAGAGCATGCCATCTCACAAATGACAGGTGCTCAGCTCTTTTGAGtgaaactgggggaaaaaaaaattctcaaagaACCTGCCATGTTATTCCTGTGTGTCGATAGAAGCCGAGCTCATCTAACAGATACGATCCCAGCGAAGAGACAGTGTAAAACATACCGAGAGCACCAGTCCCATACACACGGGCTGGCTTCAGCGCCCTCTCTGCCCTGGAGTACTTAGCAGCAGCAACCATCTTCATAGACTTCGTAATCTTCTGGATGTTCTTGATGGACTTCAGCCGGATGGTgactataacaaaaaaaaaaaaacaaaaaaaaaaaaaagcctttttacaTCTGAAATGCCTTTTTACATGGAATGTAGTTTGACAGAAACTGACCAACTATAAATACTGATCAAACCTGaaacataacaaaaaatgtcactgcacaTTAACATTTCCTACACAAGTTTAAGTGTGACATTTAATCATTCTTTTGTTATTCCAGTGCTTATACAACTACTTTTTACGTGAGCTGCCGTAGCCCCCGTGCTATTGAAGGATCAATACAGATTTGTTGACCTAGGCTAGTATATATACATCTCAATTGAAATATTACAAAGCATTAAACATGTACTTACTGTCCTTTAAAGTAGCCATGTTCCTGACTTGGCCACTGAAAATCagattaaaaacattatttatagaAGTGCACGAGCactaaatcacaaaaaaaaggcacatcCACTGGCTAccggaaaacacacacatatccgacacaaacatttccactttaaaaaacacaaactagactttagataaatataaatcatgAGAAGTTTGTCTAGACGGCAACGTAACGTAACGGTTGCGGCTCTGACTGCAGCCACTGACTTTTACACTGACACTCTGTCTGACAGGTCAGATTCAGAAGTCCGACAAGTCGCAAGTTAAAGAATACTTGAGAAAGAATATATATTTGTTACTGCGCACATTTCAACaagtatttttctttgtgaagCGCGAAAATAGCTCCAGTTTGTCTCTTTCGAGTGAACTTGGccgcattgcattgcattgcactgCACAGcatttttgcttgcttgctgCTCTGCATTCAGAGCCGCCGGCCGGGCCTGTCGCGGTCCTCGACTGGAGCCGCACATTGACACGAAATCCCCCAAATCCTCCAGGCTAGTGCACGAAATTAAATCCTTAAAGTGGAAATACAACTttcacaaaccaaaaaaaaacccgtAGAGGAAAACAGCGTTACCATTGTGGTAGAAACACGGCGGCGCTTGTCCGAGCGAACATTTTCACTTGAATGAAGGTCAGAGGAGGCCCACTGCGCAGGCGCACACTTCTCGTCGACGTAAAACCGTTCTCTCACGTCAAACATAATCTCGCGTTGTAATAGAGGATTTCGGGAGCACCGGATCcggaaaaacttttttttttttttttcccccccgcgAAGTACACAGTGATACCGGAAGCATGTGTGTTCAGTTTAGTGAAGTTGCTGAAGGTGGTACCTAGTTTGACGTTGTTTTGTGTTACAGCAGCGAGGTCCGAATATGGGGAAAGCAGACTTTCTAAGTCCCAAAGCCATCAGCAACAGGATAAAGTCTAAAGGTCTTCAAAAGTTGCGCTGGTATTGCCAAATGTGCCAGAAACAGTGTCGCGACGAGGTGAGTCACTGCATCTGCACCGACAGACCGACAAACTGCGAATTACTAACTTCGTATTGGCTAATTGTCGCAGcgtatttcattttaatctctTTAGATATTCGGACTGTATATAATAATTGCGAATTTGCAGTGAGCTATCTAAAATTGTATAGTTTTCCCTAAAATGAtgattgtgtgttttcataatcataatcatataGAATGGCTTTAAGTGCCACTGCATGTCAGAGTCTCACCAGAGGCAGCTCCTACTGGCTTCCGAGAACCCCATCAAGTTCATGGACTTCTTTTCACAGTAAGTCGACCGTTCGTAAGTCAGTTTCTTATCCTTCGTCCACATCCAGGAATAGTTCGTAAGTAAGAAAGTAAACTAATCCGATTGCAAATTTTGGGAAAAATGACTCCTTAGGAGCTTTAGATTCTCCAACAGATACAACTGTCGACTTATTTAATTGGTAATGTTATGATGTCCCTTATTTGAGCACATATTTTACGGTAGCAGTTTACGGGCCAAGTACATGATTTGCACGTACAAGGAATTAGATGTGGTGGATGCTCATCCGGACATGTTTAACATACCGGACAACATAAAGTAATAGGACAAATATAAAGTCATTCTGCAAAAGTAAAAGTGCAACTAATTCCCAAACATTACAATTACTTACATAGACATGAGCATTAACTTAGTAAATTTTAGAGTAAAATGAGAttttgggtcttttttttttttttttagggaatTCAAGAATGACTTTCTAGAGCTTCTAAGGAGACGCTTTGGTGAGGCATACTGCACACCTGTTTCTATAGTCTGCAGAGGCTCTAGCTTAATGTGTGCCATTTGTCAGGATAATTCAGCATTATGGTATTTTGTATTGAGGATGATAAACACCTTGAACTGTGGGATGCTGCTTAATCTGTCCCAGGGACAAAGCGTGTTCACAACAACATTGTTTACAATGAGTACATCAGCAACAGGGAGCACATCCACATGAATTCTACCCAGTGGGAGACACTGACAGACTTCACTAAATGGCTTGGGAAGGAAGGTATGTCTTTACTCTGTTTTAGCTGGTCAGATTTTCTGCATAGACACCATTAGGTGTGAtggatttattttcttttttaactaaACATAATGAAGATCACTGAATGCAGTATTTATAAATCACTGCGTAATTCATTAGGTTTGTAGACATCTTGTGGAAGTGTTTGTACtttgaatgtatgaatgaatcCATTAATTCATCTATTTGCACAAATAACTGATTTAAGTAGAGTGGCAGTGATGTGGACTCAGTCCCAGGAAACATGAGGTAAGGTAGGGTAACAGTGTGCAGGACATCAGTCGTTGTAGAGCCATCAGCTGACCtcaccatattttttttttttttaaaggttattGTAAAGT
Above is a genomic segment from Scleropages formosus chromosome 5, fSclFor1.1, whole genome shotgun sequence containing:
- the atp5f1c gene encoding ATP synthase F(1) complex subunit gamma, mitochondrial isoform X2, encoding MFARTSAAVFLPQCGQVRNMATLKDITIRLKSIKNIQKITKSMKMVAAAKYSRAERALKPARVYGTGALALYEKAEIKAPEDKNKHLIIGVSSDRGLCGAIHSSVAKAMKSEISKLTSTGKEVMLVNVGDKLRGLLNRTHGKHFLINCKEVGRKPPTFSDASLIATELLNSGYEFDQGTIIYNRFRSVISYKTDEKPLFSMDTVANSENMSIYDDIDADVLRNYQEYALVNIIYFGLKESTTSEQSARMTAMDSASKNASEMIDKLTLTFNRTRQAVITKELIEIISGAAAL
- the atp5f1c gene encoding ATP synthase F(1) complex subunit gamma, mitochondrial isoform X1, which produces MFARTSAAVFLPQCGQVRNMATLKDITIRLKSIKNIQKITKSMKMVAAAKYSRAERALKPARVYGTGALALYEKAEIKAPEDKNKHLIIGVSSDRGLCGAIHSSVAKAMKSEISKLTSTGKEVMLVNVGDKLRGLLNRTHGKHFLINCKEVGRKPPTFSDASLIATELLNSGYEFDQGTIIYNRFRSVISYKTDEKPLFSMDTVANSENMSIYDDIDADVLRNYQEYALVNIIYFGLKESTTSEQSARMTAMDSASKNASEMIDKLTLTFNRTRQAVITKELIEIISGAAAL